In Musa acuminata AAA Group cultivar baxijiao chromosome BXJ3-11, Cavendish_Baxijiao_AAA, whole genome shotgun sequence, one DNA window encodes the following:
- the LOC135652811 gene encoding probable serine/threonine-protein kinase At1g01540 → MSGLSSPPLLNDELSKRTAVFGLHMWVVVGICVGAAFVLLLFLISLWLASRHGPPTPSPRPIPTASIPIVSKEIQEIRVDPSFRSSAARPLGEILRKPLPESDPPSSASIERQALLTPALEEESPIEQQKIHIEIGKGHRIMYPERSGGGGGVEGRSVDHALIRAPEVSHLGWGHWYTLRELEVATNVFADENVIGEGGYGIVYLGLLQDNTQVAVKNLLNNRGQAEREFTVEVEAIGRVRHKNLVRLLGYCVEGAHRILVYEYVDNGNLDQWLHGDVGLCSPLTWEIRMNIILGTAKGLMYLHEGLEPKVIHRDIKSSNILLDKYWNPKVSDFGLAKLLGSERNYVTTRVMGTFGYVAPEYASTGMLNERSDVYSFGVLIMEIISGRNPVDYNRPTGEVNLIEWIKTMVSNRNSEGVLDPKLLEKPSSRALKRALLVALRCIDPDSQKRPKMGHVIHMLEVNDFPYRDERQANQTYRSSPLEKAKLLEIVESGDSSGHECNTNVNRSSRWRKQDD, encoded by the exons ATGTCGGGCCTCAGCAGCCCGCCGCTCCTCAACGACGAGCTTTCCAAGCGCACCGCCGTCTTCGGCCTCCACATGTGGGTCGTCGTCGGCATCTGCGTCGGCGCCGCCTTCgtactcctcctcttcctcatctcCCTCTGGCTCGCATCCAGGCACGGTCCGCCCACCCCATCCCCCCGCCCCATTCCGACCGCCTCCATCCCGATCGTCTCCAAGGAAATCCAGGAGATCCGCGTCGACCCCTCTTTTCGCTCGTCGGCCGCCCGGCCACTCGGCGAGATCCTCCGGAAGCCGCTCCCGGAATCCGACCCCCCCTCGTCGGCGTCCATCGAGCGGCAGGCCCTGCTGACGCCGGCTTTGGAGGAGGAGAGCCCGATCGAGCAGCAAAAGATCCACATTGAAATCGGGAAGGGCCATAGGATCATGTACCCTGAGCgcagtggcggcggcggcggtgtggAGGGCCGGTCGGTGGATCACGCCTTGATCCGGGCTCCGGAGGTGTCTCATCTGGGATGGGGGCATTGGTACACTCTCAGGGAGCTCGAGGTGGCCACCAACGTGTTCGCCGATGAGAATGTGATCGGCGAAGGTGGCTACGGCATTGTCTACCTTGGACTACTGCAGGACAACACTCAGGTCGCAGTGAAGAACTTGCTCAACAACAG AGGCCAAGCTGAGAGGGAGTTCACGGTCGAAGTGGAGGCAATTGGCCGCGTGCGACACAAGAACTTAGTGAGGTTACTGGGTTACTGTGTGGAAGGCGCTCACAG GATTCTTGTATATGAGTACGTTGACAATGGGAACTTGGATCAATGGCTTCATGGGGATGTGGGACTCTGTAGCCCTCTTACTTGGGAGATACGTATGAACATCATTCTTGGAACAGCAAAAGG GTTGATGTACTTGCATGAGGGGCTCGAACCAAAGGTAATTCACAGGGACATTAAATCAAGTAACATTTTGCTTGATAAGTACTGGAATCCAAAGGTCTCAGATTTTGGGCTCGCAAAGCTTTTGGGGTCAGAGAGGAACTATGTAACGACACGGGTGATGGGAACATTTGG TTATGTAGCTCCTGAATATGCTAGCACTGGCATGTTGAATGAGAGGAGTGATGTTTATAGTTTTGGGGTTCTCATTATGGAGATAATCTCTGGTCGAAACCCAGTTGACTATAACAGGCCAACAGGAGAG GTTAACCTGATTGAATGGATCAAGACAATGGTCAGCAATCGTAATTCTGAAGGTGTTTTGGATCCTAAATTGCTTGAGAAACCTTCTTCAAGGGCATTGAAAAGGGCTCTTTTAGTGGCACTTCGATGCATAGATCCCGATTCACAAAAGAGGCCAAAGATGGGACACGTGATACATATGCTTGAAGTTAATGATTTTCCTTATCGAGAT